CCCCTCGCTGGTGGACAGGTTCGTCGAGTTCGTGCGCCGCGGCGGGAAGGTCACGGAGGGGCTGCAGCTGGTCGCTGTCCTGCTTGTCGGCAAGGCGGCGGAGACACTAGCATCGCACCACTACGAGTTCCAGGGGCAGAAACTGGGAATGCGCATCAacgccgcgctgctcgccgctgTGTACCGCAAGTCGCTGCGGCTGTCCacgggcgcgcggcgcgcgcacgGCACCGGTACGATCGTCAACTACATGGAGGTGGACGCCCAAGAGGTGGCCGACGTCACACACCAGCTCCACAATCTGTGGCTGATGCCACTCCAGATCGCTGTGGCGCTCGCGCTGCTCTACACCCACCTGGGCCCCGCCGTGCTCACCGCCGTCGCTGCCATCGCCGTGGTCACTGTGGCTGTGGCCTTCGCCAACAAGCTAAACATCGAGTACCAGTTCAAGTTCCTCGGCAAGCGTGACGAGCGCATGAAGGCCATCACTGAGCTGCTCAATTACATCCGTGTAATCAAGCTGCAGGCGTGGGAGGAGACGTTCAGGGGTAAGATCCGCGAGCTGCGGGAGGAAGAGCTGGGATGGCTGGCCAAGTCCATGTACTTCATGTGTGCTAACACCATCGTGCTTTGGAGCGGCCCGCTCGCCATGACCGTCCTCGTGTTCGGCACATGCGTCCTGACAGGTGTCGAGCTAGACGCGGGAAAGGTCTTCACGACAACCGCGTTCTTCAGAATGCTCGACGGACCTATGCAGAGTTTCCCTGAGGCGATTGCTGCTGTGACACAGGCAACCGTGTCTGTTGGCAGGCTTGACAGGTACCTGCTTGATGCTGAGCTTGATGACTCGGCTGTGGAGCATGTGGAGGACACTGACATTGGTACCGGTTcagtggtggtggaggtgcgtGATGGCATTTTTGCATGGGACATGAGGGGAAATAAGAAGAATGAAGAAGGTGAGGACCGTGATGAGGATGGTGAAAGTGATGACGAGAATGATGTCGAGGCAGCAGCAACACCGGTGTTGAAGACTGTGCTGGAGGGGATCAATATGGAGGTAAGGAGGGGTGACCTTGTGGCCGTGGTTGGGACAGTTGGGTCCGGCAAATCATCGCTGCTTTCTTGCATTATGGGGGAGATGGAGAAGATCTCTGGCACGGTGAGTGTGATGTTTCTGATTCAAAGCAAACATTGTTAGTAGCAGTaccatgcaatttattcatgggTTTTTGTGTAACTTTCTCCAAAAGTCATCTCTTGCTGACCTGCATGCAGAACTGTCAAATCAGCGTTAGGTAGGTTGGGTTCAAATCAGATCTAAGGCAGCTTTAGGAGTCCATGCGTGGTGATCAGCATATAGAGTCAACATTCTCCCTACACAAATTTATATTCCATTCAATACGTGGTCAGCCTCAGCCCACGTCTCAATAAATATGGATCGATAATTGCAATACCAATTGGTATTTTGTACGGCTTGAGAAGCCTGTTTAATAAGACTAATTACTAGTTTGTTTCACCACTTGATTTGGTTGGAATGGATACAAATCATGCAAGTGAATTCCCAATCCAAGTTGTAAAGTACTCTGGATTGTTTGGCATGCCAGGGTGGAGTCCTTCATCCCACGACCACCACGTGTTTGATGAAATGCCTCTCTCACCATGACATGGTCTACATTGTCTTGTATCTGCGTCATGTTTGACTGAATGCCTAGCCATCATTTACTCTCGGTCTAATGCTTTGCTGTGTGAAGGTTTTCGTTTTAACTTTATAGAAGAAACATTTATAATGATATATCCAATACCTACACTATTTTGTTTTATGCTCATGTGTCCATTTGTTTAACCCCTTGCATTTTTGTAGGTTAGGGTGTGTGGGAGCACTGCATATGTTGCACAGACTGCTTGGATCCAAAACGGGACCATTCAAGAGAATATCTTATTTGGACAACCAATGCATGCTGAAAGATACAAAGAGGTTAAACGGTCCTGCTGCCTGGAAAAAGATTTGGAAATGATGGAATTTGGGGACCAAACTGAAATAGGAGAGCGAGGGATCAATCTCAGTGGTGGGCAGAAACAACGTATTCAGCTCGCCCGAGCTGTTTATCAAAATTGTGATATATATCTTCTTGATGATGTCTTCAGTGCTGTTGATGCACACACTGGTTCAAATATCTTTAAGGTATGTTTTTTTGTTTCATTTTAACTATTTTCAAGCTCACATGCTCCTACAGCATGGATTTCTGAATTTGAGTTGCTACAAGCTGGGTAAGTTAATGGATAAATGAAGACTGTAATTTGCAATAGGCTTTGGTGAGACACCTGTGTAGAAATGTTACTGCCGAATTGATGTTTTCCTCATGGTTATTTTTTGATACAAAACCAATTTGTTGCGATAAACTTATCACACATATTTTAGTAAATAGTACCTATGCAGTTGATAGAAGTTACTGTCCTGATAGAGTTTTTCCCTCCATTCAACAATTTTTAGTAAATGGAATGTGACAGGAAATGGACTCAAGTATGTGACTTTCCAGCTAATTATTTTTCATCGGGTTTAGCTCCCAAAAATTTAATATGAATATAGATGATTTTTCACTCAGCATTCTTTCTTCCCCTGCCTGAGTCACACACCTATAATTTTTCATATCAAACATTATTATAGTTTGGAGGAATTGAAAGCAATAAAAAGACTTAGGGGCAGATACTTGAGAAATATATTTGAATAGTGTGGTTTTATGTTGCTCCAAATGGAAATCAATGGTTTTTTAAGTAGCTTTAATGGAACTTTGAAGGAAGAAATGCTACTTGATTTACATTTATACATAACATAACAATAAATAATGGATAAACCGAAACCATacgttttattttgatttttatTAACCAATTATGCACGCTATTACAACAACCACCTTTATTTCACAGGAGTGTCTAAGGGGAACGCTTAAAGGAAAGACAATCATACTTGTTACGCACCAAGTCGATTTCTTGCATAATGTGGACAACATCTTTGTAAGTTGGATGCTACACTATTGCAGTAACATGTCCGGCAATATGCTTTTCTTTTGGAAAACTATTTTGTGTAGCAAGCTTTACCAACAACTGGCTGTGATCTGCAATATTGGCTCAGCAGTGCTCATTTTGCACTGTATCAGATATCTTCTGGTACAAAGCATGTTGTGATAGTATCTAGCAAGAAAACaaatctttcttttcttgaaaTCAAGCAAAATTGAACTATTATTTGATAGAGTCAATAAAACCATAGCAGATCTTCGTTTTTTTAAAAACCATAGGTGTAAAGACGGATGATCCCTCCAAAGAATTGTCACACTTATAAGTTCAAAATGACAAAATAGCCAATCTCAATCCTCAACTTTcttccaaaattcaaattcatcCCTCAACTATCAAATAGGTCAATTTGGTAATCACTCAAGGTTTTGGTTTGAGAGAAATTTCATCAATGAAGTGATGTGGCATGCCAAGTCGTCCAATAGTGCATATAAGGCTCTTAGCATGCTACCATGTGAATTCACTAGCATAGCGATAATGACTAATTGATGATCTTGCGTCTATAAATAAAAGGTttacactttttttttgcatttcccTTTACCATTGAACCATATTTTTCTACAATGCACCAAATGCAAGTAAGAAATTAGAGGTTTAAGGGCTAGTTAATGTATTTTAACTCACTTTACAACACTCATTGTTGACTAGGCATGCCAACGTGGCATGCTACGTAGGACCAGAGTGAAATTTAGCCCAAATAAAAAGTTTATGGACTAGATTGGCCAAGTTGATAGCTGAGGACGACTTTGAGCCTGACACAAAAGTTGAGGCGAGCCGTGGCGAGACACTCATTCAAGTCGCCTAGGCGAGCATAAGGCGTGGCAAGGCGACGCCATAtgattattaaaaaaattcaaagcaGCAGTATGGTTTAGGGATAAAAAGGGAAatgaaaaaataaaaggaagaGGACAAGGAACAAAAAAGGCCCAGCCCAGCAGGCAGCCCATAAAACCCCTCCCCAACTTTTGTGAGTTGCTCTGCTCTGCTACAGgtgcctcttcttcctcccgatgCTGCTCCTCCAACCTCCAGGTGCCTCTTCTCCTTCCCAATCCTGATCTCCATGTCCACTCCTGGACCCGCCTCCTTCCAGATCTCCCCTTCGTTTCctcactgctgctgccgccccCTTCTAGATCTCCCCTCTCCTTTctcactgctgctgccgccccCTTCTAGAtctcccctctccttcctcactgctgctgccgctccCCTTCTAGATCCCCACGCGAGATTCCCCTGCTGCTGCACTTCAAGAGCCAGAACCGAAGGGGATGGAAGCAGAAATGGGTCGTTAGCGTTACCTGGTCTTCCTCCAGTTctacctctctctcctccctcccctgctctctcATTTTGCTGATTTTGGTCGTGGCGTCCAGGACGCCCAGGGTTTTTCAAGcgcctggacgcctaggcgacgactAGGCAACGCCTTAAAAACCATGTTTAGGAGTCATTTGTCTAGGTGTCATAGAGACTTTTGGACTGGTCATTCTTCTCTTGTAAAATGTCACAATGCTAGAATTTTATAATATGCCCTtgatttattcttttatcctttTTGCCCATGCGGAAATATGCAGGTGATTAGAGATGGTAGTATTGCACAGTCAGGAAAGTATTATGAACTAATAGAAGCAGGATCAGATTTTGCGTCTCTTGTTGCAGCTCATGAAAGTTCAATGGAGCTGGGGGAGCAAAGACGTCAAGTAGAGAAAGCTGAACGTTTTGAGCCTGCTGCAGTAGGTAGAGTCCGTTCTTTACGCTCCAGATCCATTGGAAAAGGTGAGAAGGTGGTTGTTGCACCAGAAATAGAAGCAGCCACTTCCAAAATTATACAAGAAGAGGAAAGGGAGAGTGGTCAAGTAAGTTGGCGAGTGTACAAGCTATACATGACAGAGGCTTGGGGCTGGTGGGGGCTTGTGGGCATGCTTGCGTTCGCAGTTGTTTGGCAAGGTTCTGATATGGCCAGTGACTATTGGCTAACATACGAAACATCAGGCAGCATTCCATTTAACTCATCCTTGTTCATTGGAGTGTATGTGGCCATAGCAGTTTTTTCAATGGTCCTTCAAGTAATCAAGAATCTTCTTGAGACAGTTTTGGGACTTCGAACGGCTCAGATATTTTTCAATAAGATGTTTGACAGCATTCTGCATGCCCCTATGTCATTTTTCGAtacaactccttcaggaaggaTTCTCAGTCGGGTAAATCTTATCTTTTGATTTATTTGTGTTTTGGGCCAAAGGCCCATACTCATTAATaattatgaaaaaaattatgattttCCTCTGAAAACCTTAATTCCACTCCCTTTTTAACCTAAGTACGTGTAAACAGAGCTAAACCTCGTTAACCTAGTTCAAATAGTACGGTCTTGTTTACAGCATAGTGTGTGCGAACTCttcacatctagatagtatgttttagtttaagacCTGGAATGAGTGGTACTACATTTATCTTCTACTGATATGATATATCACTTTGTCTTTTCAGGCATCATCTGATCAAACAACTATTGATGTTGTGCTGGCATTTTTTATCGGTCTGACAATTTCAATGTACATTTCAGTTTTGAGCACCATAATTGTTACTTGTCAGGTTGCCTGGCCATCAGTTATAGCAGTATTTCCGCTCCTACTATTGAACATTTGGTACAGGGTATGCTTTAACTACCAAAATTCATCTCATGGTCTCAGCTACTAAAAAATATAATCGTCACTGTAAGTTGCAATTTCCCTCTTTGTTTCTGCAGAATCGCTATCTTGCAACCTCTCGGGAGTTGACTCGACTTGAAGGAGTAACAAAGGCACCAGTTATTGATCACTTCTCAGAGACTGTTCTTGGTGCTACAACCATAAGATGTTTCAAAAAGGAGAAAGACTTTTTCCAGGAAAATTTAGAGAAAATTAATTCAAGTTTGCGCATGTACTTCCACAACTATGCTGCAAATGAATGGCTTGGGTTTAGACTGGAGCTGATTGGAACACTTGTATTATCAATAACGGCATTTCTCATGATCAGCCTGCCCAGTAATTTTATCAAAAAGGGTATGAATCGATATATTTTAGGTCCAATGTTTTCCCTAGCACAACAATGCAGCCATACAATATTATGAGAAAGCATTAATTTCGGCTTCATGTGTTTAGCGACTTGTGGTTTTGCACCTGATTGCTTCATTCATTATTATAACATTAGTCCATCAAAGAATATTATCtgcatttaaaatttgaattggtAGAGTTATTTCCTTTTGCTTTTTTAGCCAACCTGGATGTTAGTGAATGTTTGAAGCTATACATGATTACTTTTTCGCATTTGATCTTTTTTTCTCTGCGATAATCAACTGATCATAATGTTTTTGTAATTGTTATTGTAATTCTTATAGCTGGTAATTAGTTTCAGCAGATCTATGATGATTATCTTTTCATAGGCTCTGATTTTTGCTATGTTTTTGCAGAATTTGTTGGTATGTCCCTTTCATATGGCCTCTCCCTCAATTCTCTGGTATACTTTGCAATATCCATTAGCTGCATGCTGGAAAATGATATGGTTGCCGTGGAGAGGGTAAATCAGTTCAGCACTCTCCCTTCTGAGGCAGCATGGAAAATAGAAGAGCATATTCCTTCTCCGAATTGGCCCACACATGGAGATATTGATATTAAGGATCTAAAGGTTAGTGATTCTCATTTACCCTTATTTTACTGAAATTCCCCTATTAGTCCTTTTTGTACTTCAAAGTAAAAAAACTCAATATTATCTTTCATTTTTTCCCCATATAGTACAACACTTTATATTCCACATGAATTTAAAGCAATTTCCTGTCTATCTCGCACTTAATAAATTGGAGAATGCATTGAAACATTCTGTTTGCAGAAAAGGATCACTTAAAATTGAAGACACCATTATTGTTATTTCAGGTTAGGTATCGACCCAATACACCTTTGATTCTGAAAGGAATTAATATAAGCATCAGTGGTGGAGAAAAGATAGGAGTTGTAGGAAGGACTGGTAGTGGCAAGTCAACTTTGGTCCAAGCATTATTCAGGCTCATCGAACCAGCAGAGGGGAAAATGATCGTTGATGGAATAGATATATGCACACTGGGTCTCCATGATCTGAGATCTCGCTTTGGCATAATTCCCCAGGAACCTGTTTTGTTTGAAGGAACAATTCGAAGCAACATTGATCCGATTGGGCAGTATTCAGATGCAGAAATATGGCAGGTATGGTGTCAGTAATTTACTCCCTCCGGTCCAAAATGTTGATCGTTTGACTTTTCTAGGTTCAttattttgctatgcacctagctATACATTATATCTAGGTGGGCACCAAATACTATGAATCTTAAAAAGCCAAAACAACCTACATTTTGGAGCGGAGGGAGTGGTTCATTTTAGCCTCATTTCTTCATGATACACTGGTTGTGCCCATTAACCATCAACAATTTGACACTAATGCATATAATGTCAGGCTCTGGAGCGCTGCCAGCTGAAAGATGTCGTGGTTTCAAAACCTGAAAAACTTGATGCTCCAGGTATGCTATTTTTAAGCTTCTCGGTATATCTGTTTGCATAGCTGTGTAGGTTGCATCATCCactcatttcttttcttttgcttcTTCATAGTGGCTGATAGCGGAGAGAACTGGAGCGTAGGCCAAAGACAGCTCCTTTGTCTTGGTCGTGTCATTTTGAAGCAGACTCAAATCTTATTTATGGATGAGGCAACTGCTTCAGTCGACTCTCAAACCGATGCCACAATTCAGAAGATCATGCGACAGGAATTTTTGTCACGTACAATAATTAGCATTGCGCACAGAATACCAACAGTCATGGACTGTGATAGAGTTTTGGTGCTGGATGCAGGTACATCTCTTCAATCTTGCTGCTTATTGATTGAAAATATGTGTTTGTTTCAAGAGCTCTTTGTTACATATAATTTCTGATATGTGGTAATATGAATGTGTGCGTTATCCTTTCAGAATGTTATACTAAAATAATATTGTTTTCATTGCAGGTCTGGTAAAAGAATTTGATGCACCATCAAGGTTGATCGAACAGCCATCCCTCTTTGGTGGGATGGTTGAGGAGTATGCTAATCGCTCATCGAACCTATAACTCCATCCATGATACTCCGGATTTTAAGAAATAAGTCAGTTTTGATAGATTGACTTGAGAGTACATATGCAGAATCCTGTGCAGAGAATAAACCATAGAAGTTTGACAGTattaggagggagccacggtaAACCCAAGATCTCCTTGTCGTTTGTGGCTTTTTGTTTACAAGCTCACAGAGGCAGAAATAAGGTGAAAGTTATCTTTTCAAACTCTACAGAGATGTGGTCCAAGGTGTGGAATTGTTTTTTTTGTAATTGGACCACTATTtctctcttaatacaaagatgtgCAGCTCTCCTAGATGTTCGAGAAAAGAAGTCCATAGAGACCACGTTTTGTTTAAATGGCATTATTTTACTTTGTGTTGAGAAAATTCATGTATGAACACAATAGATTGACTTATTGTGGAGCAAATTCATGTATGCAGCGCAGGGTTGCTCGCCTGCTAGCTGTACACCGTACCATCCGGCCAACGCCCCAGCACGACGTGTATTTGGCCTCTACAGTGACGTATTTGGCCTCTACAGTGACGAATACCGTTCGTCACCGGTGCATCGATTTCCACTAGTGTCTTTACTTCGGGTGCCTTCCCgtagaaatataaatgacaaccCTGGtatatactcccgggtaaaatactacagtggtattccgtgcgcttgcggagttaTTCGTGACATACGAAATACCCAACTTGACATTGTGGGCATCACTATCTAGAAACATCTATCTAGCGTGACGCTGGTAAATGTCAACATTTACCACTAAAACTTTGATATGTAACTACTCTACATTCTAAATCTATGGTTGTTTGAAAACAAagcaaaacttgtagattttgaaaCTAGAGAATTTATAGTAATTTTTAAACTATTAAATAACCTTAACTGAAAAACTTGTCAACTACTAAATTTTAGATCTCGTCAATCTCTACAATTCGGTATAAAGTTTATATTCATATGAGATCATAagaaaaattatgaattttttACGTGAGAATATTTGTAGGGCAGGTCATGACATCACCCGCCccaaaaaatgcatttttagggtgATGGCTTCACCGgcccctaaaaatggtggcAATTTCCAAGGATGGGTGACTGACAGTGGGTGAATACTGCGAGCAAAGATTTGTGGGAACCCCCATTTAGTGATTCGGCCAGGGATATAGCACACGATAGAATTTGATACATGGCAGGAATCTGTGGACACGATGGTTTAGATAGGTTCGAGCCGCTGAGAagcgtaacaccctacgtcatgtgtgttGTCTGGTTTAGATGTAGAGATGGGTTTTTCCCCTCTGTAATCTAGGTCTCAAAGGagttgttgacgcaaaaatcaacacactggaatccgagggcaagtgttcgccaagctcgggaaagtcaaccaagcctgccagtcaatttgacctgtaattgacaagagagaaaatgaagtcaaatttgagaacgtatcggctgggattccgaatgtCTCACACACAAGCGTATCGGCAgactctgccgatacagaagatgacaaaagaatattaaatgcGGGTGCGTAATGAACAAGCGCGTCTGCAGAATCAGCCGATGCGGATAACGACAAAATCAGCTGAAGGCAGCCGATTGCACGTGTAtaacaaaatctaagctacgaatgtgtaactcagatgctGCAAGCTCGAAAGACCTAAATTGGCTTTTAAGATAACAAAGTGTTAATCCAAAACGTAAAGCCAATTTGACATGCTTCTAG
This sequence is a window from Panicum virgatum strain AP13 chromosome 7K, P.virgatum_v5, whole genome shotgun sequence. Protein-coding genes within it:
- the LOC120640266 gene encoding ABC transporter C family member 4-like; protein product: MEAASSALPWWLATAACSPPPAPGASSVHGRLAFLFLSPCPQRALLAALDILFLLAALALALSARLSRRAAPRDGRAAREPLLVKSAADQAPSPVRRGRSSRHGLALAASAVQAAGAIVLIVLVLLRLRGRAALLAVDCALLAAHAIAHLAAAGVVAAEKNQAAEPARVAHHPVHLRLFWLGTAAFAALFSGCAAARYATGDPHLPDDPLAFAWLALSLPLLYFSATGLATNEVSSDGGHAAAVEVTYATASWLSLATFGWINPLITKGSRATLAADQVPPVAPADTAEAAYALFASNWPAPAPGASKAERPVLTALLCSFWPQFLLIAVLGLAHLSVMYIGPSLVDRFVEFVRRGGKVTEGLQLVAVLLVGKAAETLASHHYEFQGQKLGMRINAALLAAVYRKSLRLSTGARRAHGTGTIVNYMEVDAQEVADVTHQLHNLWLMPLQIAVALALLYTHLGPAVLTAVAAIAVVTVAVAFANKLNIEYQFKFLGKRDERMKAITELLNYIRVIKLQAWEETFRGKIRELREEELGWLAKSMYFMCANTIVLWSGPLAMTVLVFGTCVLTGVELDAGKVFTTTAFFRMLDGPMQSFPEAIAAVTQATVSVGRLDRYLLDAELDDSAVEHVEDTDIGTGSVVVEVRDGIFAWDMRGNKKNEEGEDRDEDGESDDENDVEAAATPVLKTVLEGINMEVRRGDLVAVVGTVGSGKSSLLSCIMGEMEKISGTVRVCGSTAYVAQTAWIQNGTIQENILFGQPMHAERYKEVKRSCCLEKDLEMMEFGDQTEIGERGINLSGGQKQRIQLARAVYQNCDIYLLDDVFSAVDAHTGSNIFKECLRGTLKGKTIILVTHQVDFLHNVDNIFVIRDGSIAQSGKYYELIEAGSDFASLVAAHESSMELGEQRRQVEKAERFEPAAVGRVRSLRSRSIGKGEKVVVAPEIEAATSKIIQEEERESGQVSWRVYKLYMTEAWGWWGLVGMLAFAVVWQGSDMASDYWLTYETSGSIPFNSSLFIGVYVAIAVFSMVLQVIKNLLETVLGLRTAQIFFNKMFDSILHAPMSFFDTTPSGRILSRASSDQTTIDVVLAFFIGLTISMYISVLSTIIVTCQVAWPSVIAVFPLLLLNIWYRNRYLATSRELTRLEGVTKAPVIDHFSETVLGATTIRCFKKEKDFFQENLEKINSSLRMYFHNYAANEWLGFRLELIGTLVLSITAFLMISLPSNFIKKEFVGMSLSYGLSLNSLVYFAISISCMLENDMVAVERVNQFSTLPSEAAWKIEEHIPSPNWPTHGDIDIKDLKVRYRPNTPLILKGINISISGGEKIGVVGRTGSGKSTLVQALFRLIEPAEGKMIVDGIDICTLGLHDLRSRFGIIPQEPVLFEGTIRSNIDPIGQYSDAEIWQALERCQLKDVVVSKPEKLDAPVADSGENWSVGQRQLLCLGRVILKQTQILFMDEATASVDSQTDATIQKIMRQEFLSRTIISIAHRIPTVMDCDRVLVLDAGLVKEFDAPSRLIEQPSLFGGMVEEYANRSSNL